The Tepidisphaeraceae bacterium genomic sequence ACAATTTTCTCCTATGGCACTGGCATGGCAACAACCGTTACCGCCCATCTACAGCGAACTGTCCGACGCCGAACTGCGCCTGCGCATCGAGCAGGCCCGCGAGGCGCTCGGTTCGAAGTTGGTCATCCTCGGGCACCATTATCAGCAGGACGACATCGTCGACTTCGCCGACTTCACCGGCGACAGTTTCGAACTGTCCCGCAAGGCCGCCGACCAGACTGGCATCGACTACGTCGTCTTCGGTGGCGTGCACTTCATGGCCGAGTCTGCCGACATCCTGACGCCCGAACACGTGCGCGTCATCCTGCCCGACCTGGGTGCCGGTTGTTCCATGGCCGACATGGCCAACCTCCCCCAAACCGAGGAAGCCTGGGCGCAGCTGACCGAAACCTGCCCCGATCAACTGATCGTCCCCATCACCTACATGAACAGCAGCGCCGCCATCAAAGCCTTCGTCGGCGAACACGGTGGCGCCGTCTGCACCAGCAGCAATTGCCGCAACGTGCTCGAATGGGCCCTGCGCGGTGGGGCCAATTCCGCCGCCCTGAAGCCCGGCCAAAAGGTGAAGATCCTTTTCTTCCCCGACCAGCACCTGGGCCGCAACACCGCCTACGCCATGGGCTACCCGCTCGACCAGATGGTCGTCTGGGACCCCCGCCAAGACCTCGGCGGCAACGACGAACAGAAACTCATCGACGCCGACTTCGTCCTCTGGAAGGGCCACTGCTCCGTGCACGCGTTGTTCCGCCCGGAACACATCGACGCCGTCCGGCAGAACCATCCCGACATGAAGGTGATCGTCCACCCCGAGTGCAAGTGGGAGGTCGTCCAAAAGGCCGACATGGCCGGCAGCACCGCCTACATCGTCGACCAGGTCCGCAAGGCCCCGCCCGGCACCGAATGGGCCATCGGCACCGAGGTGCACCTCGTCAATCGCCTGAAAAACCAACACCCCGAGCAGAAGATCGTCGTGCTCTCCGACTGCCAGTGCCTCTGCACCACCATGTTCCGCATCGATCTGCCCCACGTCTGCTGGGTGTTGGAAAACCTGCTGGAAGGCCGCGTGGTAAACGAGGTGAAGGTGGACGCCCACACGCGCAAGTGGTCCTTGGTGGCCCTCGAGCGCATGCTGAGCATCAAGGGCACCGGCAACCCTTTAATGAAGCAGCAGCCCGCCGGCACGACGGTGGATTAGGTTGTGTCCGAGAACGCGCCTTGTTTGCCACAGGCGGCTTGCCCGCCCGTGTCCTGCTCTATCAGCCAAAAACACGGGCGGGCAAGCCGCCTGCTGCGGCACACTCTCTTAAGACGGAACGTAGTCGCGGGATACGATCGGGGAGGCGTCCCGTCTTGCGAGGCGGTCGGAACAGATCGTCTGGATTGCGGACAAAGCCTTGCGCTCGGCACTCCCCCTCCGCTTGTCCTACCCCGCCAGCAGTTTCATCGGCTCGGCCAACTCGACCCGACCGATCGCCCCGCTCACCTCATCACCCCGCCCCCGCCCTCACCCAAACGGCAGCACCACCGCCGTCACCCCCGCCCACGCCCCGCCATCGACGGCCACGATCCCATTGTCCGCCCCCGCCGTCAGCGTGACCGGCCCTGGCACCGGCGGCACCGATTGCGTCACCAGCCCGATGCGCACCGTCGCCGGCCCCTCGAGCGTTGCCCCGCCCGTGCCGATCAACCGGTCCAACATCGCCCCCGGATCGTTGACGATGATCGCCGCCCCATCGATCGCATCCACATCGATCGCCCTGCTGAACGTCAACGTCAACACCAGTTCCACGTCGCCGTCGTACACCGCCGACACGAGCGTCAACGGTTCCACCGGCGGCGCCGGCGGCGAAGCGGTCGTGTCCCGGCGCTTCCGATTGCGCTTGCGTTTCATAGGGACGAACGATTCCAGTCGCGACATGATGCACCTTTCCCAGGACGATATAGTTCAGTCAACCGCCCCGCGATTCCATATTTATAGAAAAAGAACGAGGGCGCGCTGCACCAGCCGCGCCGTTCGTCCTTCGTTTCACGGCCCTCAAAACACTAGGCCGCGATTTTCGGCGTCGTCACGTCCGACACGGTGGCGTTGCCGCCATTCATGCCGAGCTGGACGACGTAGTACGCCCAAGGGCCCATCGCCGTCGTGCGGA encodes the following:
- the nadA gene encoding quinolinate synthase NadA codes for the protein MALAWQQPLPPIYSELSDAELRLRIEQAREALGSKLVILGHHYQQDDIVDFADFTGDSFELSRKAADQTGIDYVVFGGVHFMAESADILTPEHVRVILPDLGAGCSMADMANLPQTEEAWAQLTETCPDQLIVPITYMNSSAAIKAFVGEHGGAVCTSSNCRNVLEWALRGGANSAALKPGQKVKILFFPDQHLGRNTAYAMGYPLDQMVVWDPRQDLGGNDEQKLIDADFVLWKGHCSVHALFRPEHIDAVRQNHPDMKVIVHPECKWEVVQKADMAGSTAYIVDQVRKAPPGTEWAIGTEVHLVNRLKNQHPEQKIVVLSDCQCLCTTMFRIDLPHVCWVLENLLEGRVVNEVKVDAHTRKWSLVALERMLSIKGTGNPLMKQQPAGTTVD